GAACGGGCAGCCGGTCGAGTTCGGCCAGCCCATGTTCCGCGTCGTCCCCGCCTGATCAGCCCGTCCCGTCGACCGAGGTGGTGAAGTCCGATGTTCCAGAGGATACTGGTCGCCAATCGGGGCGAGATCGCGCTGCGGGTCATCCGGGCGTGCAAGGAGCTGGGGGTCGAGGTCGTCGCGGTTTATTCCCAGGCCGACCGCGACGCCCCCTACCTGGAGCTGGCCGACCGCGCCATCTGCATCGGCAAGGCGGCATCGGTGGACAGCTACCTGAACATCCCCCGGCTGATCGCCGCGGCCGAAGTCGCCGACGTCCAGGCGATCCACCCCGGCTACGGGTTCCTCAGCGAGAACCCCCAGTTCGCCGAGATCTGCCGAAGCTGCAACTTCGAGTTCATCGGCCCGCCGCATGAGGCGATCCGCAAGATGGGCCTGAAGACCGAGGCCAAGGTGATCGCCTCCCAGGCGAAGGTCGCCAGCGTGCCTGGCTCCGACGGCGCCATCGACTCCGAGGCCGAGGCGATCCGCGTCGCCAAGTCGATCGGCTTCCCGGTGCTGATCAAGGCCGCGGCCGGCGGCGGCGGCAAGGGGATGCGCGTCTGCCGCGACGAGGCGTCGCTGCCGAGCTCGATCCAGGCCGCCCGCAACGAGGCCCAGGCCGCGTTCAAGAACCCGTCGATCTACCTGGAGAAGTACATCGACCGCCCCCGGCACGTCGAGGTCCAGATCCTCGCCGACCTGCACGGCAACGTCGTCCACTGCTGGGACCGCGACTGCTCCCTCCAGCGCCGGCATCAGAAGCTCGTCGAGGAGGCCTCCGCCGCCCTGCCGATGGAGGTCCGCGAGAAGCTCGGCGAGGCCGCCGTCCGGCTGGCGAAGGCCGTCGGCTACACCAACGCCGGCACCTGCGAGTTCCTCGTCGACTCCGAGAACAACTTCTACTTCATCGAGGTCAACGCCCGGATCCAGGTCGAGCACCCGGTCTCCGAGGAGATCACCGGCATCGACCTGGTCCAGCAGCAGATCCGGATCGCCGCCGGCGAGCCTCTCCCCTTCCGCCAGGAAGACGTGAAGTCGGAAGGCCACGCGATCGAGGTCCGGATCAACTCCGAGGACCCTGACCACGACTTCCGCCCCTCCGCCGGCCGGATCACCGCGCTGACGGTCCCCGGAGGCCCCGGCGTCCGCTGGGATTCCCACGTCCGCGCCGGCTATTCGGTCCCGCCGAATTACGACTCGCTCGTCGGCAAGCTGATCGTCCACGCCCCTTCCCGCGCCGAGGCCATCGGCCGGATGCGCCGGGCGCTCGACGAGCTGGTCATCGAGGGGGTCAAGACGACCATCCCGCTGCACCAGCGGATCTTCCGTCACAAAGACTTCATCGACGGCAACGTCGACACCACCTGGGTCGAGCGCGTTCTGATGCCGCCGAAGGCCAAGGCGCCGGCCGGCTCCTGAGTTTCGAGCTTGACGGAACGGCGTCGGCGGCCGAAAAAGGGGCCGCCGTCTCCGGACGGTCGTGATCGGAACCGCCCTCGTCGTGCGCCGAGGTGACATGGATGTCGAGTCTCGCGAACATCGCCGGCCGGCTGATGCAGATCCATCGCAGCCTGGCCGAGCCGCCGACCCCTGTTCCCCTGAACGTCGATCGGGTCCCGAGGATCGAGACCCGGTTCGACTACGGCCATCC
The Paludisphaera rhizosphaerae DNA segment above includes these coding regions:
- the accC gene encoding acetyl-CoA carboxylase biotin carboxylase subunit, which produces MFQRILVANRGEIALRVIRACKELGVEVVAVYSQADRDAPYLELADRAICIGKAASVDSYLNIPRLIAAAEVADVQAIHPGYGFLSENPQFAEICRSCNFEFIGPPHEAIRKMGLKTEAKVIASQAKVASVPGSDGAIDSEAEAIRVAKSIGFPVLIKAAAGGGGKGMRVCRDEASLPSSIQAARNEAQAAFKNPSIYLEKYIDRPRHVEVQILADLHGNVVHCWDRDCSLQRRHQKLVEEASAALPMEVREKLGEAAVRLAKAVGYTNAGTCEFLVDSENNFYFIEVNARIQVEHPVSEEITGIDLVQQQIRIAAGEPLPFRQEDVKSEGHAIEVRINSEDPDHDFRPSAGRITALTVPGGPGVRWDSHVRAGYSVPPNYDSLVGKLIVHAPSRAEAIGRMRRALDELVIEGVKTTIPLHQRIFRHKDFIDGNVDTTWVERVLMPPKAKAPAGS